NNNNNNNNNNNNNNNNNNNNNNNNNNNNNNNNNNNNNNNNNNNNNNNNNNNNNNNNNNNNNNNNNNNNNNNNNNNNNNNNNNNNNNNNNNNNNNNNNNNNNNNNNNNNNNNNNNNNNNNNNNNNNNNNNNNNNNNNNNNNNNNNNNNNNNNNNNNNNNNNNNNNNNNNNNNNNNNNNNNNNNNNNNNNNNNNNNNNNNNNNNNNNNNNNNNNNNNNNNNNNNNNNNNNNNNNNNNNNNNNNNNNNNNNNNNNNNNNNNNNNNNNNNNNNNNNNNNNNNNNNNNNNNNNNNNNNNNNNNNNNNNNNNNNNNNNNNNNNNNNNNNNNNNNNNNNNNNNNNNNNNNNNNNNNNNNNNNNNNNNNNNNNNNNNNNNNNNNNNNNNNNNNNNNNNNNNNNNNNNNNNNNNNNNNNNNNNNNNNNNNNNNNNNNNNNNNNNNNNNNNNNNNNNNNNNNNNNNNNNNNNNNNNNNNNNNNNNNNNNNNNNNNNNNNNNNNNNNNNNNNNNNNNNNNNNNNNNNNNNNNNNNNNNNNNNNNNNNNNNNNNNNNNNNNNNNNNNNNNNNNNNNNNNNNNNNNNNNNNNNNNNNCGAGTCTCCCGATGGATTACCAGTCACATTGTCCACCGAAGAGGTCTACAGAATCTTCGAAGAGGTACAACTTAAAATTTTTGTTTACATTATTTTAAATATTTTAACATAATTAACTATATTAATATATGTTTTGATTTTATAGGTGGCTCCTTAAAAGAAGGGACGGATAGTCGGTATAGGCTCTGTTAACGAAGTTGCAAGGGCAACTTCGTCATACACTTCGAGATGGGATGAAGAGACTGCTCAGATGAAGGCTCGAATGGATAGCCAGCAGGTTCGTTTAGACTCTCTTGAGGATTTGCTAGACGTGATGGCCGTGGGAAACTCGGTTATGCAGAGAATGTTGAGTGAGAGACGAGCCGCTCTTGGAATGCCACCACGAGATCCCCAAGAGTCTGATCCAACCCGTCAACAGCCGAGCAACCCCACCAACTACTTCGAAAATATGTAGTTTTTTTTTATTTTTTAGTTTGTATTGTGAATTTAAATATTATTGTATGACTTTTTAAAATATGTTTTTCAATTTCATATTTCGTTTTAAAATTTAAATTATTTTAAATTCTGAATATTAAATATAAATTAAAATTTATTATATACTAATTAATAATAATATAATAAGAAACGATGTAAACTCCTCGTAAACATTACATGGAGTTTACATCGAATGTTTACGAGTGATTAACATCGAAATATTTACGAGGGTTTTACATCGAAATGTTTACGAGTGATTTACAACGAAAGTATTTACGTGTGCTTTACATCGAAATAATTACGTGGGCTTTACGACGAAAGCTTACGTGTCGTTTACGACGAATCCTTTCTCTGCGCTTTACGAGGAATATATTCGTCGTAAACGTAATGAGTCATTTACGACGAAACCTCTGTTACGACGGACGTTTAACAACGAAACGTCTTTCGACGTTAATTCGTCGTGATGAATTTACAACGAATACTGCCCTACTAAAAAATATGTTTTCTTGTAGTGTACTGATATATGTTTCTATTTCTCTCAAACTACCTGTTTAAACTGTATGACCTTGAAAATTATAGTTTTAATATTTAACTTGTATTTTAAATTTTCAATAGAAATTTATTTCATACACAAAAACATATGATGACAGATATCATGTAGCCATTTTTATTTAGACACATTTAACTATATATATAATCTCTAGTTGATTCAAATTTGGAAAACCTATGATATTCTTGTTGGAGGTTGAATAGATATTGGGAGCAGGGAATTTACCGTTCATCAGAATAACTTGTATAGGTCTACAACTTTATCATATGACTATTATATTTTCTAGCAATTGGCAAAAGATATGAAAAAGCCATAAAAAAATAAAGAAATTAAAAACACCAAAAATAGGGAGAGGTTGTACTTCAATTTCCCAAATATGGACGAGAGGAATAGCGAAATGAGAGGAGAAACCAAAGAAGTGAGGAAAAGCAGGAAAAGAAAAACATTCGTCTTCACAAACCCCCTATAAAAAAAAAATGCCTTTAATCACTTCCACAACCTGAAATCAAATTCCAGTAAACAATTAATACCCCACGAAAACATAAAAATCCAAAACTGTTGTCGGAACCAAAAACCACTTACTGTTATGCGAGGAGCTAAAGTCTTGGCCGCATGCCTCTACCTTGCTGCAGCCGCAACGCTGGTGGTCCAAGCCGAAGACCCTTACTTCCACCATGTATGGAACGTGACCTATGGAACCGCATCTCCTCTCGGCGTTCCACAACAAGTCATTCTAATCAACGGCCAGTTCCCTGGTCCCAACCTCAACTCTACCTCCAACAACAATATCATCATCAATGTCTTCAACAACCTCGACGAACCTTTCCTCCTCACTTGGTAATAACCATTAATATCACCAAAAGAATATCACTTTACATGTGTACAATACCAGCTAATAATAGGGTTTCTTGATTTTATGCATACATGTTTTTTTTTATGTTGATAACTCTTTACCAACCAACGTGAAGTTGACCTAGTGGTTAAAACTATTGGATTACTTTATAAAAATCTAAAAGATCGATTGGATTCGATTCCTGTTGGGAGGGATCTACTAAAAATCTACTATGTGTTTTAGGAATGGGATCCAGCACAGAAAGAACTGTTGGCAAGATGGGACTCCAGGTACTATGTGTCCAATCCCAGTAGGCACCAACTACACTTACCATTTCCAGCCTAAGGATCAGATCGGTAGCTACTTCTACTACCCGACCACAGCGATGCACCGTGCCGCTGGTGGATTCGGGGGACTCCGTGTCAACAGCCGTCTCCTCATCCCGATCCCTTACGATGTTCCGGAAGATGATTACACCGTCCTCATCGGTGACTGGTACACTAAGAGCCATACTCAGTTGAAGAAGTTCCTTGACGGTGGTCGTACTCTTGGTCGTCCAAACGGTGTTCTCATCAACGGAAAGGCAGGGAAAGGCGATGGATCTGACGCACCTCTCTTCACCTTGAAGCCTGGAAAGAGCCACAGGGTTAGGATCTGTAACGTGGGTCTCAAGACATCTCTCAACTTTAGGATTCAGAATCACAAAATGAAGCTCGTCGAGATGGAAGGATCGCACGTTCTTCAAAACGATTTTGACTCTCTTGACGTCCACGTTGGTCAGTGCTTTGGTACCATCGTTACCGCGAATCAAGAACCTAAAGATTACTACATGGTTGCATCCTCTAGGTTCTTGAAGTCGGTTATTACAACAACTGGACTTCTCCGCTATGAGGGAGGTAAAGGACCAGCCTCTTCGCAGCTTCCGGCTGGTCCTGTCGGATGGGCTTGGTCGTTGAACCAGTTCCGATCCTTTAGGTGGAACTTGACGTCTAGTGCAGCTAGGCCAAACCCTCAGGGATCTTACCACTATGGGAAAATCAACATCACACGCACAATCAAGCTAGTGAACACTCAGGGGAAGGTCGATGGTAAGCTTAGGTACGCGCTGAACGGAATCTCTCACACTGACCTCGAAACTCCGTTGAAGCTCGCCGAGTACTTTGGTATTGCCGACAAGGTCTTTAAGTACAATAGCGTCGATAACCCGACCGCGGAACAGACCAAGAGCATCAAGATCGAGCCACACGTTCTTAACATCACTCACCGCAACTTCATCGAGGTGGTGTTTGAGAACCACGAGAAGAGTGTTCAGTCTTGGCACTTAAATGGTTACTCTTTCTTTGCCGTCGCGTAAGTAAAACAAACAAAAAAGCTCTATTTTAACCACATTCTTGCATAGCAAGTAACTCTTCATTTTAACCTAATTTTCAATTTACTTTTTAAACCACATTCTTGCGTTGCAAGTAACTCTTTAACTTAACCTAATTCTTTTTTATTTTTTCTCTGTTTCAAAGTGTGGAGCCAGGGACTTGGACCCCAGAGAAGAGAAAGAACTACAACCTCTTGGATGCAGTGAGCAGACACACAGTCCAAGTCTACCCAAAGTGTTGGGCAGCAATCTTGCTAACATTTGATAACTGTGGAATGTGGAACATTCGATCTGAGAACACAGAGAGACGTTACTTAGGACAGCAGCTTTACGTGAGCGTCTTGTCGCCCGAGAAGTCACTTAGAGATGAATACAACATGCCTGAGACAAGCCTCCAATGTGGTCTCGTCAAAAACACACCTAAACCTGCTAACCCTTACGCTGGAGCCTAAGTTTACTTTTAACAAAACAATAACAAAGAGTTTAGATTCTTCTGCTGGTTTGAACGATGTGAGACATTTGCACGTCTCTACCCAACGGATTAATTTTTCTTGTTTTTTTGGGGTCTTTTTGATTATTTTAATTTTACAAAATTGATTTTTTTTTTAAAGTATATGGTTTATTCTTATATGCATGAGATTGAATTTACGTCTATCCCTTAAGTAATTTTTGCTCATTTAAAAAAACTCATTAATCTTCTCTCTTTTTTGGTTCTTCACCTTTTTCTTTCGTAAGAGTATGTAATGTCTCGATAATCTTCCATGAAATAAGCAAAGATCTTATTTAGAATCGTGGTCGTCCGTCTCCTGGTTTGCCGGCCGATAAGATCTCTGAGATTGATCACACATTCAAATATCCTTCAGACACGAAACAAATGTTTCAAGCTATACTACTAGGTAGAATAGAGTTAAAAAAAACATTGCTTAAAATGTAAAAATGTTATTTTTTTGGCCTATGTAAAAATATGATAAGAGTCAAGTTTTTAATCAAAGGTGTGTTGTTTTTTCCTCTCCCAAATCTACAGAGTGGAGTGGAGTTCTACAATCTCTCTTTCTGTACCTCGTGATTCTTCTTCGACCATAGGCGTTTCCTTGAGAGAAAACTCATCGAGGCTATTGTTCTCTGTATCAACCTGGACAAGCTCTTTCAACATTGTCATTACTTGAATCATAGTTGGCCTTTCGAACGGTCGTTCGTCCAGACACAAAGACGCAATTCTCAAGTAATGAAACAACTCAACATCGTCGGATTTCTCTGTTATTAGGTTCGGATCAAAAATCTCAGCTCGTCTGTTCTCCCTGTAGAGCTGCTTAGCCCATCCCACGAGATTGTTGTCTTCACCAAACTCCTCTGGATCGATCGGTCTCTTGCCTGAGAGAAGCTCAAGAAGTATAACGCCGTAGCTATACACATCTCCTTCGGTGGTGCACTGGAAACTCTGGTAATGATACTCTGGTGGAACATAACCGAGACGGGTATCCAGAGCGCTCACCAGCCCTACCATACCGAAATCTGAGACACGTGCTATGAGATCTTGGTGTAGAAGAACATTGCTTGACTTCATGTTCCTGTGGATAATGTGAGGAATGCAACTATGGTGCAGGAAAGCACCCCCGTTGCAATCTTCTTCCTCGCAGTCCAGTCGAGAAAGATTTCACCTCTGTGTAGAACGGTCTCTAAGCTTCCGTGTCTCATGTACTCGTAGACAAGAAGTCTCTCTTCACCGATCTTGCAATAGTCCAAAAGAGGAACAAGGTTTCTATATTTGATTTTTCCAATGGTCTCCATCTCAGCCATGAGCTCTCTGTCGCCTTGTCCTGTGAATTGATTCAGCTTCTTGACTGCTACAACAGACCCGTCCGCGAGTTGAGCCTTGTAAACATCTCCAAACCCATTCGTGGCTACTAAAAGGTCTACATAAGTGAGAGGCTTCTCAAACGTGGCAACGTTAATGCTTAACGGTTCAGAAGCGGTAGAGAGTTTCCAGTTGTTGCTGCTACCAGAGGTGGGAAGGCACTCAATGTACTTGTCTCTCTTCTTTTCCTTCTTCTTAACCTTCCTTACTCGGTAACGCGCTACAGTAAGAATCAAAACACACATGAAAGAAAACACAAACCCAGCGATCATCCCAGTCTCAATGCCCTGCTCCTTAGGGTGAGCATGGGAGCCTGTGGGACGGGAAACAGAGCTGCAAAGTGAGAGAGGAATCCCACAAAGGCCTGAGTTGTTTGACTGAGAAGGTCGTAAGTTGGCCTCCAGATGGTATTGGTCCGGTCAGATTGTTGTTAGAAACGTCCAAGTCGGTGAGGAAAGAGAGGCCTCCAAGTGATCCCGGAATCAAGAACTCCAATTTCTTTCAATCCCCAGAAGCTATCTGGTATGGTCCCGGACAACAGGTTATGTCCCAAATTCAAGATCTGAAGGTACTCCATGTCACCATAACTCAGAGGGATAGAACCAGAAACGGAATTATATGAGAGGTCGAAGTAGACCATGCTCCCGTTACTCGAGAAAATGTATCTCACTGGGTATATCCTATCCTTGGGACAAGATTGAACCATCGGCGAATCCCTTAACCGCTTTACAAGAACAACTTCCAACGCAAACAAACCGCCTGCACCTCTGCAACCCCTCCCATCTTCGTTCCTAATATACGCTAACTGTTTAACAGAGACTCTTACAGGCATTACCAGACCGGCCTGGCTTGCAAGCTCAGCTGGGAGGTTTCCGGTTAGATGGTTTCTGTTCAGATCAAGCCAGACAAGGCTCTTGCAGTTTCCAAGCTCAGGCGGGACATTCCCGGTCAAAGAATTGTTTCCCAGTTGCAAAATCGCCAACCTCTCAAGGTTCCCGAAGCCTACCGGGATTTTCCCGGTAAACCGGTTACTAGAAAGGGAGATGAAAAGCATATTGGTGCATCTAGAGATTGATTCCGGGATAGAACCGGTTAAGAGATTGTTGTTCAGGATCAGAGTCTCCAATTTCCCTCCATCAACACAAATGCTCCCAGGGATTCCACCGGTTAGATCGTTCCCCCACATAACTAAGTCGGTGAGGTTCGGCAAACTCCATATCTCCCTTGGAATCGGACCGGAGAGAGCGTTGAAGCTGAGGTCTATAGTCTTCAAGCTCTTGCATTCACCTAGCTCTACAGGAACACTCCCCGAGAGGTAATTGCTGGCGATTAGCAGCTTCTCAAGAACCGGGAA
This sequence is a window from Brassica oleracea var. oleracea cultivar TO1000 chromosome C1, BOL, whole genome shotgun sequence. Protein-coding genes within it:
- the LOC106317695 gene encoding LOW QUALITY PROTEIN: receptor-like protein kinase BRI1-like 3 (The sequence of the model RefSeq protein was modified relative to this genomic sequence to represent the inferred CDS: inserted 6 bases in 4 codons), whose protein sequence is MKQQRLFFILCLLVLFLIVDARDKRPLSDYQRETALLTAFKQTSVKSDPTNFLGNWKYGSGHAPCSWRGVSCSSDGTVIGLDLRNGGLNGTLNLKNLTALSLYLQGNFFFSSAGDSSSGCSLEVLDLSSNSLSDASVVDDVFSXLVSVDFSSNNLSGELNSSPSNCNFLEKLSLSRNGLGGKIPGGGYWRDFKNLRHFTREQLFLRRDSTGAFSALPNARDPRSIRQQTHRPAPAIIHLLRLITKPGITHLYLPYNNISGSVPVSLTNCTNLRVLDLISNEFTGEVPSGFPVLEKLLIASNYLSGSVPVELGECKSLKTIDLSFNALSGPIPREIWSLPNLTDLVMWGNDLTGGIPGSICVDGGKLETLILNNNLLTGSIPESISRCTNMLFISLSSNRFTGKIPVGFGNLERLAILQLGNNSLTGNVPPELGNCKSLVWLDLNRNHLTGNLPAELASQAGLVMPVRVSVKQLAYIRNEDGRGCRGAGGLFALEVVLVKRLRDSPMVQSCPKDRIYPVRYIFSSNGSMVYFDLSYNSVSGSIPLSYGDMEYLQILNLGHNLLSGTIPDSFWGLKEIGVLDXPGSLGGLSFLTDLDVSNNNLTGPIPSGGQLTTFXQSNNSGLCGIPLSLCSSVSRPTGSHAHPKEQGIETGMIAGFVFSFMCVLILTVARYRVRKVKKKEKKRDKYIECLPTSGSSNNWKLSTASEPLSINVATFEKPLTYVDLLVATNGFGDVYKAQLADGSVVAVKKLNQFTGQGDRELMAEMETIGKIKYRNLVPLLDYCKIGEERLLVYEYMRHGSLETVLHRGEIFLDWTARKKIATGXAFLHHSCIPHIIHRNMKSSNVLLHQDLIARVSDFGMVGLVSALDTRLGYVPPEYHYQSFQCTTEGDVYSYGVILLELLSGKRPIDPEEFGEDNNLVGWAKQLYRENRRAEIFDPNLITEKSDDVELFHYLRIASLCLDERPFERPTMIQVMTMLKELVQVDTENNSLDEFSLKETPMVEEESRGTEREIVELHSTL
- the LOC106293693 gene encoding L-ascorbate oxidase homolog, which codes for MRGAKVLAACLYLAAAATLVVQAEDPYFHHVWNVTYGTASPLGVPQQVILINGQFPGPNLNSTSNNNIIINVFNNLDEPFLLTWNGIQHRKNCWQDGTPGTMCPIPVGTNYTYHFQPKDQIGSYFYYPTTAMHRAAGGFGGLRVNSRLLIPIPYDVPEDDYTVLIGDWYTKSHTQLKKFLDGGRTLGRPNGVLINGKAGKGDGSDAPLFTLKPGKSHRVRICNVGLKTSLNFRIQNHKMKLVEMEGSHVLQNDFDSLDVHVGQCFGTIVTANQEPKDYYMVASSRFLKSVITTTGLLRYEGGKGPASSQLPAGPVGWAWSLNQFRSFRWNLTSSAARPNPQGSYHYGKINITRTIKLVNTQGKVDGKLRYALNGISHTDLETPLKLAEYFGIADKVFKYNSVDNPTAEQTKSIKIEPHVLNITHRNFIEVVFENHEKSVQSWHLNGYSFFAVAVEPGTWTPEKRKNYNLLDAVSRHTVQVYPKCWAAILLTFDNCGMWNIRSENTERRYLGQQLYVSVLSPEKSLRDEYNMPETSLQCGLVKNTPKPANPYAGA